One Mangifera indica cultivar Alphonso chromosome 4, CATAS_Mindica_2.1, whole genome shotgun sequence genomic region harbors:
- the LOC123212837 gene encoding BTB/POZ domain-containing protein At1g63850-like has translation MIPTNAKKRQRVPHHTTSTRHSTCTTRSDSSMKLRRVKSVSSFNDHSTADVILRLYVDSSSPFVAESSAEDEVKVYLHSDVLLRSKYFAAFLSDRWQKPNPTNNDIDRGNDDKIISLNFGVSSTKPSPISDHVKVIQLLYTDDFSSVINTVTTALDLLPVALELLFEDCIKACIKFIEAVPWTEEEEKRVIEIIPLLREEESRELLPRIYSHDISCEEMLHGLIMSAIHNHPNTAFVKAFVAKLLREFASGESARRVLERAFEESLKVVKESLEEYSSPDFRGDTNETEAIQRLNLHTAMTNGRHLVWLVERMIELRVADNAVKEWSEQAEFTADLQRAFRDDAWRNIVPGLPSVVMRCTCKLANGVAGGTILAARQVRMKLVRDWLPVLIVCKDNVSALVPSQKALYLELEETFLRIISTLPMSDAQQLLQKCLSFSTKNVEDCPHLITAFNTWFRRATRPSLTDDRS, from the exons ATGATCCCGACAAACGCCAAAAAAAGACAGCGCGTGCCTCATCACACTACCTCCACGCGCCACTCCACATGCACGACCCGCTCCGACTCCTCTATGAAACTCCGACGTGTCAAATCCGTTTCCTCCTTCAACGACCACTCCACCGCTGACGTCATCCTCCGTCTGTACGTGGATTCGTCTTCCCCTTTCGTCGCTGAATCCTCCGCCGAGGACGAGGTCAAAGTCTACCTCCACTCCGACGTCCTCCTCCGCTCGAAATACTTCGCCGCTTTCCTCTCCGATCGGTGGCAAAAGCCTAACCCTACCAACAATGACATTGATCGCGGTAATGACGATAAAATCATCTCTCTCAATTTCGGCGTGTCAAGCACTAAGCCAAGCCCAATCTCCGATCACGTAAAAGTCATTCAGCTTCTCTACACAGACGATTTCTCTTCAGTTATAAATACTGTCACTACAGCTCTCGATTTGCTCCCCGTTGCTTTGGAATTACTCTTCGAAGATTGCATTAAAGCgtgtattaaatttattgaagcaGTACCGTGGAccgaagaggaagagaagagaGTTATCGAAATAATTCCTTTATTACGGGAAGAAGAATCTAGAGAACTCTTACCTAGGATTTATTCACACGATATTTCGTGCGAAGAAATGCTTCACGGACTAATTATGTCAGCAATTCACAACCATCCAAACACGGCCTTCGTGAAGGCGTTCGTGGCGAAGCTATTAAGGGAGTTCGCATCCGGGGAGTCGGCGAGGCGTGTGTTGGAGAGGGCGTTTGAGGAGAGTTTGAAGGTGGTGAAAGAGAGTTTGGAGGAGTATTCGAGTCCGGATTTTAGAGGGGATACGAATGAGACGGAGGCAATACAGAGGTTGAATTTGCATACGGCGATGACGAATGGGCGGCATTTGGTGTGGTTGGTGGAGAGGATGATAGAGTTGAGAGTGGCGGATAATGCTGTGAAAGAGTGGAGCGAGCAGGCGGAGTTCACAGCGGATTTGCAGCGCGCGTTTCGGGATGATGCGTGGAGGAACATTGTGCCTGGTTTGCCATCTGTTGTGATGAGGTGTACTTGTAAGCTTGCTAATGGAGTCGCAGGAGGCACCATTTTGGCAGCTAGACAG GTTAGGATGAAGCTGGTAAGAGATTGGCTTCCTGTTCTAATTGTTTGCAAAGACAATGTGTCGGCTCTGGTGCCCAGTCAGAAAGCACTCTACCTGGAGCTTGAAGAGACATTCCTTAGAATCATTTCCACGCTGCCCATGTCAGATGCACAACAGTTATTGCAAAAGTGCCTCAGTTTCTCCACCAAAAATGTCGAAGATTGCCCTCATTTAATTACAGCCTTCAACACCTGGTTCCGCCGAGCAACTCGACCCTCACTAACAGATGACCGTAGTTAG